One Nocardia sp. BMG111209 DNA segment encodes these proteins:
- a CDS encoding TetR/AcrR family transcriptional regulator — MAATTPRARARARTMEDIVRIGREHLALHGAAALSLRAVARDLGVVSSAIYRYVRSRDELLTLLVVDGYTELGDVVDAALAAAPADPRARLRALGHAVRDWALAEPARYGLLFGSPVPGYEAPAEQTVVPGTRVIVALLGVVEEAAAAGLLTEPAGSGPPRESLRADIAVIRDQFGLRMPEWALARTLPAWSALFGAVSFDIFDMYGADTFTDRSAVFDYQLDTLCTMLGIGGAATG, encoded by the coding sequence ATGGCCGCCACCACACCCCGGGCCCGCGCACGCGCCCGCACCATGGAAGACATCGTGCGCATCGGCCGCGAGCACCTGGCGCTGCACGGCGCGGCGGCGCTGTCGCTGCGGGCGGTCGCGCGTGATCTGGGAGTGGTGTCCTCGGCGATCTACCGGTACGTGCGCAGCCGGGACGAGTTGCTGACGCTGCTGGTGGTCGACGGCTACACCGAACTCGGCGACGTCGTCGACGCCGCGCTGGCCGCCGCGCCCGCCGATCCGCGCGCACGACTGCGAGCGCTGGGGCACGCGGTGCGGGACTGGGCGCTGGCCGAACCGGCCCGCTACGGCTTGCTGTTCGGTAGCCCGGTACCCGGTTACGAGGCGCCGGCCGAGCAGACCGTGGTCCCCGGCACCCGGGTGATCGTGGCGCTGCTGGGAGTGGTCGAGGAGGCCGCGGCCGCGGGCCTGCTGACCGAGCCCGCCGGATCCGGACCGCCGCGGGAGTCGCTGCGGGCCGATATCGCCGTCATCCGGGATCAGTTCGGGCTGCGGATGCCGGAGTGGGCGCTGGCCCGGACGCTGCCGGCGTGGTCGGCGTTGTTCGGCGCGGTGAGCTTCGACATCTTCGACATGTACGGCGCCGACACCTTCACCGACCGGTCCGCGGTCTTCGACTATCAACTGGACACCCTGTGCACGATGCTGGGGATCGGCGGCGCGGCGACCGGCTAG
- the lexA gene encoding transcriptional repressor LexA codes for MTGYDDAFEHLDTSMLPPRQQRILGVIRDWVVRHGYPPSTRELADAVGLRSPSTVSKHLKALEDKGFLRRSDSVTRPIDVRLFLRTAATTRAQDTGDSVAVPVVGDIAAGTPILAEEHTDDLLTVSRSLVGRGTVFGLRVRGDSMIDAAICDGDLVVVRQQHEAHSGDIVAAMIDGEATVKVYRRRNGHVYLEPRNPAYPILDGDQAAVLGKVVSVMRRV; via the coding sequence GTGACCGGATACGACGACGCGTTCGAGCACCTCGACACCAGCATGCTGCCGCCGCGGCAACAGCGCATCCTCGGCGTGATTCGCGACTGGGTGGTGCGCCACGGCTATCCGCCCAGCACCCGGGAACTGGCCGACGCGGTCGGGCTGCGCTCCCCGTCGACGGTTTCGAAACATCTGAAAGCGCTGGAGGACAAGGGTTTCCTGCGTCGCAGCGACAGCGTCACCCGCCCGATCGACGTCCGGCTGTTCCTGCGCACCGCGGCCACGACCCGTGCGCAGGACACCGGCGATTCGGTCGCGGTGCCCGTGGTCGGCGACATCGCCGCCGGTACCCCGATCCTCGCCGAGGAGCACACCGACGACCTGCTCACCGTCTCCCGCAGCCTCGTCGGCCGCGGCACGGTGTTCGGGCTGCGGGTGCGCGGCGATTCGATGATCGACGCCGCCATCTGCGACGGTGACCTGGTCGTCGTCCGGCAACAGCACGAGGCGCACTCCGGCGACATCGTCGCCGCCATGATCGACGGCGAGGCGACGGTGAAGGTGTACCGCCGCCGCAACGGCCACGTGTACCTCGAACCCCGCAACCCCGCCTACCCGATCCTCGACGGCGATCAGGCGGCCGTACTCGGCAAGGTGGTCTCGGTGATGCGCCGGGTGTGA
- a CDS encoding TetR/AcrR family transcriptional regulator produces the protein MEIMYRERVPKLWNDTIASHRSQVRDAILDTTAALVFEHGLRAVTMAQIAERAGIGRATLYKYFPDVDAILHAWHGRQIGEHLRQLAAVRDGVGDPAQRLAAVLTSYAHIVRQTRSHDTELVKFLHPDQQIADAQQHLRALIGTLIAEGAATATLRRDIDPAELANYCLHALNGAATLTDDAAITRLIDLTLTGLRDPAVTEPPPSAP, from the coding sequence ATGGAAATCATGTATCGTGAGCGGGTGCCGAAGCTGTGGAACGACACCATCGCCTCGCATCGCTCCCAGGTGCGCGACGCGATCCTCGACACCACCGCGGCTCTGGTGTTCGAGCACGGGCTGCGGGCGGTCACGATGGCCCAGATCGCCGAACGCGCCGGCATCGGCCGGGCCACGCTGTACAAGTACTTCCCCGACGTCGACGCGATCCTGCACGCCTGGCACGGCCGCCAGATCGGCGAGCACCTGCGGCAGCTGGCCGCGGTCCGCGACGGCGTCGGCGATCCGGCACAACGCCTCGCCGCGGTGCTGACCAGCTACGCGCACATCGTCCGGCAAACCCGCAGCCACGACACCGAACTGGTGAAATTCCTGCACCCCGACCAGCAGATCGCCGACGCCCAGCAGCACCTGCGCGCACTGATCGGCACCCTCATCGCCGAGGGCGCGGCCACCGCCACCCTGCGCCGCGACATCGACCCCGCCGAACTGGCCAACTACTGCCTGCACGCCCTCAACGGCGCCGCGACCCTCACCGACGACGCCGCGATCACCCGCCTGATCGACCTGACCCTCACCGGCCTGCGCGACCCCGCCGTCACCGAGCCCCCGCCGTCGGCTCCCTGA
- a CDS encoding class I SAM-dependent methyltransferase, with product MFTPTHSPRPDHGAPGPDTLYATKPPWDIDRPQPVFLALAESGALTGRVLDAGCGTGEHALLAAGLGLPATGVDLSAAALATAQAKARTRGLTATFAQCDAGSLADLGESFDTVLDCGLFHLFTGAARDRYVQALATVIPSGGTFFMLGFSDAQPGSFGPHRLSREEIVAAFADGWRLDTLAPATIDVVGPGSVAAWFARVTRR from the coding sequence ATGTTCACCCCCACCCATTCCCCGCGTCCGGATCACGGCGCACCCGGGCCGGACACCCTGTACGCGACCAAACCGCCGTGGGATATCGACCGGCCGCAGCCGGTGTTCCTGGCGCTGGCCGAATCCGGCGCGCTGACCGGCCGGGTACTCGACGCCGGGTGCGGCACAGGCGAACACGCGCTGCTCGCCGCCGGGCTGGGCCTGCCCGCCACCGGCGTGGATCTGTCCGCGGCGGCACTGGCCACCGCGCAGGCCAAGGCCCGCACGCGCGGGCTGACCGCGACATTCGCGCAGTGCGATGCCGGCTCGCTGGCCGATCTGGGGGAAAGCTTCGACACCGTGCTGGACTGCGGGCTGTTCCATCTGTTCACCGGCGCTGCCCGGGATCGGTACGTGCAGGCGCTCGCCACCGTGATCCCTTCGGGCGGAACGTTTTTCATGCTGGGCTTCAGCGATGCGCAACCCGGGTCGTTCGGACCGCACCGGCTGAGCCGGGAGGAGATCGTGGCGGCGTTCGCCGACGGCTGGCGCCTGGACACCCTGGCGCCGGCCACCATCGACGTCGTCGGGCCCGGCTCGGTCGCCGCGTGGTTCGCGCGGGTGACGAGGCGGTGA
- a CDS encoding sigma-70 family RNA polymerase sigma factor — protein sequence MTPEDLLAAEFEYHRPRLTAVAYRMLGSLAEADDAVQETWLRLSRNGSGDIANLAGWLTTVVGRLCLDVLRTRTAHPEQPLPAHLPDPVVGPDDGGDPEHQALLADAVGLALQIVLESLTPAERLAFVLHDMFGLPFEQIGPLVDRTPGAAKKLASRARQRVRAAPHTGGDPVEHRRAVDAFRNAAAGGDFDALLAILDPEVLLRADTGAEPLRTLRGAAQVASQATAFRRASTGAGVRPVLINGVPGLAGVRDGRPISLMSFTVAAGRIVGIDILSDPARLNRLDLPGFDDRPDSVTFGSPSPS from the coding sequence GTGACGCCCGAGGACCTGCTGGCCGCCGAGTTCGAATACCACCGCCCCCGGCTCACCGCGGTCGCCTACCGGATGCTGGGCTCGCTCGCCGAGGCCGACGACGCCGTCCAGGAAACGTGGCTGCGACTGTCGCGCAACGGTTCCGGCGACATCGCGAACCTGGCCGGATGGCTCACCACCGTCGTCGGCCGGCTGTGCCTGGACGTGTTGCGCACCCGCACCGCGCACCCCGAGCAACCACTGCCCGCGCACCTGCCCGACCCGGTCGTCGGCCCCGACGACGGCGGCGATCCCGAACATCAGGCGCTGCTGGCCGACGCGGTCGGCCTGGCCCTGCAGATCGTCCTGGAATCGCTGACCCCGGCCGAACGCCTGGCCTTCGTCCTGCACGACATGTTCGGACTGCCGTTCGAGCAGATCGGCCCGCTGGTGGACCGCACCCCCGGCGCGGCCAAGAAACTCGCCAGCCGCGCCCGGCAGCGCGTACGGGCCGCCCCCCACACCGGCGGAGACCCCGTCGAACACCGCCGCGCCGTCGACGCGTTCCGCAACGCCGCCGCCGGCGGCGATTTCGACGCACTGCTGGCGATCCTCGACCCGGAGGTCCTGCTGCGCGCCGACACCGGCGCCGAACCGCTGCGGACCCTGCGCGGCGCCGCGCAGGTCGCGAGCCAGGCCACCGCGTTCCGCCGCGCCAGCACCGGCGCCGGCGTCCGGCCGGTGCTGATCAACGGCGTCCCGGGCCTGGCCGGCGTCCGCGACGGCCGGCCGATCTCGCTGATGAGCTTCACCGTCGCCGCCGGCCGCATCGTCGGGATCGACATCCTGTCCGATCCGGCCCGCCTGAACCGCCTGGACCTGCCCGGATTCGACGATCGGCCCGACTCGGTCACCTTCGGCAGCCCGTCCCCGTCATAG
- a CDS encoding DUF2218 domain-containing protein — MPVLHARIDTGRAARYLVQFCRHAAAMGDGRAHRFRGHGAAESVPRVTAQWDDATGQVVFDSWGRADLTAGPDALSIRLDAADDDTAGRLCRIIAADLHRFGGFTVEWVAAEPDSAAGEPA, encoded by the coding sequence ATGCCTGTGCTGCATGCCCGTATCGATACCGGCCGGGCCGCCCGATACCTGGTCCAGTTCTGCCGGCACGCCGCCGCCATGGGTGACGGCCGAGCCCACCGGTTTCGCGGTCACGGCGCTGCCGAATCCGTGCCGCGGGTCACCGCGCAGTGGGACGACGCCACCGGGCAGGTCGTATTCGATTCGTGGGGCCGGGCGGATCTGACCGCCGGACCGGACGCGCTGTCGATCCGCCTGGACGCGGCCGACGACGACACGGCCGGGCGGCTGTGCCGGATCATCGCCGCGGATCTGCACCGGTTCGGCGGCTTCACCGTCGAATGGGTTGCGGCCGAACCGGATTCCGCGGCAGGGGAACCCGCGTGA
- the ligD gene encoding non-homologous end-joining DNA ligase, with translation MTGLPRYAAMLAAAGGLPRDDRHWAYEVKFDGIRALGYVEQTLRLYSRNGNEITPAWPEFAGIAPGTPPFVVDGEIVAIAPDGRISFEALAPRMHQRNPAMIRSLAAAVPATYLVFDLLHIGTRSLVDLPYEQRRGILEQLGLEGRCWRVPPRLRGPGADVLAESGRLGLEGIVCKRLDSPYLPGRRSPLWTKVKNVNAQEVVIVGWKPGNGRRSGGIGSLLLAVNDTSGQLRYVGNVGTGFSAATLDSLQASLSRLRTEKPTVAADVGEVVWVAPELVGEVSFTEWTGDGRLRHPSWRGLRPDKAPREVVREPTAGAR, from the coding sequence GTGACCGGACTGCCTCGGTATGCGGCGATGCTGGCGGCGGCGGGTGGCCTGCCCCGCGACGACAGGCACTGGGCCTACGAGGTGAAATTCGACGGTATCCGCGCGCTGGGCTATGTCGAGCAGACGCTGCGCCTCTACTCGCGCAACGGCAACGAGATCACCCCGGCGTGGCCGGAATTCGCCGGGATCGCGCCCGGCACACCGCCTTTCGTGGTGGACGGGGAGATCGTCGCGATCGCCCCCGACGGGCGGATCTCGTTCGAGGCGCTGGCGCCGCGGATGCATCAACGCAATCCCGCGATGATCCGGAGCCTGGCCGCGGCGGTGCCCGCGACCTATCTCGTCTTCGATCTGCTGCACATCGGGACCCGGTCGCTGGTGGATCTGCCGTACGAGCAGCGGCGCGGGATTCTGGAACAGCTCGGGCTCGAGGGCCGCTGCTGGCGGGTGCCGCCGCGGCTGCGCGGGCCGGGTGCGGATGTGCTCGCCGAATCCGGGCGGCTCGGGCTCGAGGGGATCGTGTGCAAGCGGCTCGACAGTCCGTATCTGCCCGGCCGGCGCAGCCCGTTGTGGACGAAGGTCAAGAACGTCAACGCGCAGGAGGTGGTGATCGTCGGCTGGAAACCGGGCAACGGCAGGCGGTCCGGCGGGATCGGGTCGTTGCTGCTGGCGGTCAACGACACCTCGGGGCAGTTGCGGTACGTCGGGAACGTGGGGACCGGGTTCAGCGCGGCGACGCTGGACTCGTTGCAGGCGAGCCTGTCCCGGCTCCGCACCGAGAAGCCCACGGTGGCAGCCGATGTCGGGGAGGTGGTGTGGGTCGCGCCGGAACTGGTCGGGGAGGTGAGCTTCACCGAATGGACCGGTGACGGGCGGCTGCGTCATCCGTCCTGGCGGGGGTTGCGGCCGGACAAGGCGCCGCGCGAGGTGGTCAGGGAGCCGACGGCGGGGGCTCGGTGA
- a CDS encoding family 1 glycosylhydrolase has translation MRQSKRRRVPAGCAATLIVLTCGLGSATPAAATAPLGDDFLWGVSASGFQSEGDAPDSNWTRYIAGGAAEPYRQSVDFLGNYAADIDRAAGLGAKVYRISIEWARVQPDPAGWDEPALRTYEQIVDRIIAAGMKPMLTLDHWVYPGWAADRGGWRNPAMVADWLRNAQQVVHRFAGRDPLWVTINEPAAYVGTELRIGAITPDEAPVVTDRLAQAHNAIYDTIHLLQPTARVTSNLGYVPAAETEVNQPYVDKIAAKLDFLGVDYYFGPTAETALAGTDAGAPRMWELPEQTEGIYYALRHYARQFPGKPLYVVENGIPTENGRPRPDGYTRADHLRDTIYWLQRARADGLNIIGYNYWSLTDNYEWGSYTPRFGLYTVDVDTDPTLTRHPTDAVTTYATLTRDGGVPADYHPTRPPVPCSLVDPPTSCDDPVHIP, from the coding sequence ATGCGACAGTCGAAGCGCCGGCGGGTACCGGCCGGATGCGCCGCCACCCTGATCGTGCTCACCTGCGGCCTGGGATCCGCGACACCCGCCGCCGCCACCGCACCCCTCGGCGACGACTTCCTGTGGGGCGTATCGGCCTCCGGCTTCCAATCCGAAGGCGATGCGCCCGACAGCAATTGGACCCGCTACATCGCCGGCGGCGCGGCCGAACCGTACCGGCAGTCGGTCGACTTCCTCGGCAACTACGCCGCCGACATCGACCGCGCCGCCGGGCTGGGCGCGAAGGTGTACCGCATCAGCATCGAATGGGCCCGCGTCCAACCGGACCCCGCCGGCTGGGACGAACCGGCCCTGCGCACCTACGAGCAGATCGTCGACCGCATCATCGCCGCCGGCATGAAACCCATGCTGACCCTGGACCATTGGGTCTACCCCGGCTGGGCCGCCGACCGCGGCGGCTGGCGCAACCCCGCTATGGTCGCCGACTGGCTGCGCAACGCACAACAGGTGGTGCACCGGTTCGCCGGCCGCGACCCCCTGTGGGTGACGATCAACGAACCCGCCGCCTACGTCGGCACCGAACTGCGCATCGGCGCGATCACCCCCGACGAAGCACCGGTCGTGACCGACCGACTCGCCCAGGCGCACAACGCGATCTACGACACCATCCACCTCCTGCAACCCACCGCCCGGGTCACCAGCAACCTCGGCTACGTCCCCGCCGCCGAGACCGAAGTGAACCAGCCCTACGTCGACAAGATCGCCGCGAAACTCGACTTCCTCGGCGTCGACTACTATTTCGGCCCCACCGCCGAAACCGCCCTGGCCGGCACCGATGCCGGTGCACCGCGGATGTGGGAACTGCCCGAGCAAACCGAAGGCATCTACTACGCCCTCCGCCACTACGCCCGGCAGTTCCCCGGCAAACCCCTCTACGTGGTGGAGAACGGCATCCCCACCGAGAACGGCCGCCCCCGCCCCGACGGCTACACCCGCGCCGACCACCTCCGCGACACCATCTACTGGCTGCAACGCGCCCGCGCCGACGGCCTCAACATCATCGGCTACAACTACTGGAGCCTCACCGACAACTACGAATGGGGCAGCTACACACCACGTTTCGGCCTCTACACCGTGGACGTCGACACCGACCCCACCCTGACCCGCCACCCCACCGACGCCGTCACCACCTACGCCACCCTCACCCGCGACGGCGGCGTCCCCGCCGACTACCACCCCACCCGCCCACCCGTCCCCTGCTCCCTGGTCGACCCACCCACCAGCTGCGACGACCCCGTCCACATCCCCTGA
- a CDS encoding LCP family protein: protein MNDETQPIPVVADSRPGGRHARPERAEQTPAGGPSEAARGSRGTTPGRAQARAERASGTRAEPASGTPGEVVADADRPTDRFVPAVPASPRRATRRAARTDSRRRSQRRVRLTGRILAAAGAVIVVTGTGAAYYTERSVDQGFTRSKAISEQDAAALDGDLNILLIGLDTRKDRNGNDLPKDILDQLHAGDGSEGGYNANSLILVHIPKDLKQITAFSIPRDDYVPVTGIPGYDHAKIKEAYGLRKAYREQQLMNQGVKDPVQLEQEGREAGRESIVNTVKAFTGVPINRFAEVSLVGFYDIANLIGGIDVCLNHAVDDSYYSGAVFPAGPQHLDASDSLAFVRQRHELENGDLDRTHRQQAFLTAAAKRLKDGGTLTNIGGLQRLITLAQNDIVLSQGWNLVDFAQTMGRAGSIPISFQTLPVLRYDNVDGQDVNVVDPAAIKRTVRAAFGVQTAPAPKTTPTSTVDVVNAGAPGGMAAKVSTSLSAKGFPKGTTGNAGYGDGSSSVVYFGTGADADATQVADALGGLPTATSKNVDPGHVKVVIGTDFNLPEESASSTSSSPTGTSSAAAESTGAGTGTSATTTAASDDLPDSGKPVTTSIGSDVPCVN from the coding sequence ATGAACGACGAAACCCAACCGATACCGGTCGTTGCCGATTCGCGACCGGGAGGTCGCCACGCTCGGCCCGAACGGGCGGAGCAGACGCCGGCCGGTGGCCCGTCCGAGGCGGCGCGCGGCTCCCGCGGCACCACCCCGGGCCGGGCGCAGGCTCGCGCGGAGCGGGCCTCCGGGACTCGGGCGGAACCGGCATCCGGCACCCCCGGCGAGGTCGTCGCCGATGCCGACAGGCCGACCGACCGGTTCGTCCCGGCGGTGCCGGCCTCGCCGCGACGGGCCACCCGCCGCGCCGCGCGCACCGACTCGCGGCGCCGTTCCCAGCGGCGGGTCCGGCTCACCGGCCGCATCCTGGCGGCCGCGGGCGCGGTGATCGTGGTGACCGGTACCGGCGCCGCGTACTACACCGAACGCAGTGTGGACCAGGGTTTCACCCGGTCGAAGGCGATCTCCGAACAGGACGCCGCCGCCCTCGACGGCGATCTGAACATCCTGCTGATCGGGTTGGACACCCGGAAGGACCGCAACGGCAACGATCTGCCGAAGGACATCCTCGACCAGTTGCACGCCGGTGACGGCAGCGAGGGCGGCTACAACGCCAATTCGCTGATCCTGGTGCACATTCCGAAGGATCTGAAGCAGATCACCGCGTTCTCGATCCCGCGTGACGACTATGTGCCGGTGACCGGGATCCCCGGCTACGACCACGCCAAGATCAAGGAGGCCTACGGCCTGCGCAAGGCGTACCGGGAACAGCAGCTGATGAATCAGGGCGTGAAGGATCCGGTCCAGCTGGAGCAGGAGGGCCGCGAGGCCGGTCGCGAGTCGATCGTCAACACGGTCAAGGCGTTCACCGGGGTGCCGATCAACCGGTTCGCCGAGGTGTCGCTGGTCGGTTTCTACGACATCGCGAATCTGATCGGCGGCATCGACGTCTGCCTCAATCACGCCGTCGACGACAGTTACTACTCCGGTGCGGTATTCCCGGCCGGACCGCAGCATCTGGACGCCTCCGACTCGCTGGCGTTCGTGCGGCAGCGTCACGAGCTGGAGAACGGCGACCTCGATCGCACCCACCGGCAGCAGGCGTTCCTCACCGCGGCGGCGAAGCGGCTCAAGGACGGTGGCACACTCACCAACATCGGCGGCCTGCAGCGGCTGATCACGTTGGCGCAGAACGACATCGTGCTGTCGCAGGGCTGGAATCTGGTCGATTTCGCGCAGACTATGGGCCGGGCGGGCTCGATCCCGATCTCGTTCCAGACGCTGCCGGTGCTGCGGTACGACAATGTCGACGGGCAGGACGTGAACGTCGTCGATCCGGCGGCGATCAAGCGGACCGTGCGCGCGGCCTTCGGCGTGCAGACCGCGCCGGCCCCGAAGACCACCCCGACCTCGACCGTCGACGTGGTCAACGCCGGCGCGCCCGGCGGGATGGCCGCGAAGGTGTCGACCTCGTTGTCCGCCAAGGGTTTCCCGAAGGGCACCACCGGTAACGCCGGGTACGGTGACGGTTCCAGTTCGGTGGTGTACTTCGGTACCGGCGCCGACGCCGACGCGACCCAGGTCGCGGACGCGCTGGGCGGGCTGCCGACCGCGACGTCGAAGAACGTCGACCCCGGGCATGTGAAGGTGGTCATCGGCACCGACTTCAACCTGCCGGAGGAATCGGCCTCGAGCACCTCCTCCTCGCCCACCGGTACGTCTTCCGCGGCGGCGGAGTCGACCGGCGCCGGGACCGGCACCTCGGCCACCACCACGGCCGCCTCCGACGATCTGCCCGATTCCGGTAAACCGGTCACCACCAGCATCGGCTCCGACGTACCCTGCGTGAACTGA
- a CDS encoding glycosyltransferase family 39 protein — MTATTADTTLPESTDSVPIDTAGPPPARRWERIALIVLLLGTAVAYLWNITVNAMGNSFYAAAAWAGSRSWKAVLFGSLDPSNFITVDKPPVSQWVMGISGQLFGFSSASMLAPEALMAVAAVALLYAAVTGVTGSRGAGLLAGLALAVTPVAALMFRFNNPDAAMVLAMTAAAWCTVRALPKASVRWLVWAGVALGFAFLAKMLEGLMVLPALALTYLLVAPATIGRRVLHLLAAAVALIVSSGWYVLLTILWPSSSRPYLAGSTNDTFMDLVLGYNGFARYLGHNHHGRNPFQAPPGYEFPRFGGGGGGFGGNGTGPTRMFAGEIGFEISWLLPAAVVAFLLVLVLRWRAPRTDLVRGAALLFGLWLLIDAAAFSAMKGGMHAYYTLAIAPAVAGSAALGAHEVWQRRGTAAGRAGAAALVAAGGVWGFVLLHRNASWQPWLRWTILAVTVPAVVALLATVAPPVARRVPARVTALLLALGLIAGLAGSTAYAAATLPQSHTGGGPSVGPARPESQSGMFAMFRKQLNALMGGTDYDPQLVSMLQATHSRWSAAVDRSGPAAGLELATRTPVMAIGGFTSEDPAPTLSRFQDLVRSHQISYYLAAEVKLPDGWRTDKNAPKPDAAPYSPAAGWWHPVGDEDIYDWVSAHYPARHLDGLAVYDLTADPH, encoded by the coding sequence GTGACAGCGACGACAGCCGACACGACCCTGCCCGAATCGACCGATTCCGTCCCGATCGACACCGCAGGTCCGCCACCTGCCCGCCGCTGGGAACGCATCGCGCTGATCGTGCTGCTGCTCGGCACCGCCGTGGCCTATCTGTGGAACATCACCGTGAACGCGATGGGCAACAGCTTCTACGCCGCCGCGGCCTGGGCCGGCTCGCGCAGCTGGAAGGCGGTGCTGTTCGGTTCCCTGGACCCCTCGAACTTCATCACCGTCGACAAACCACCGGTCTCGCAGTGGGTGATGGGGATCTCGGGGCAGCTGTTCGGCTTCTCCAGCGCGTCGATGCTGGCACCCGAGGCGCTGATGGCCGTGGCCGCGGTCGCGCTGCTGTACGCGGCGGTCACCGGGGTGACCGGCAGCCGCGGCGCGGGCCTGCTGGCCGGGCTGGCGCTGGCGGTCACGCCGGTGGCGGCGTTGATGTTCCGGTTCAACAATCCCGACGCGGCGATGGTGCTGGCCATGACCGCGGCCGCCTGGTGCACCGTGCGGGCATTGCCGAAGGCGAGCGTGCGGTGGCTGGTATGGGCCGGTGTCGCACTGGGTTTCGCCTTCCTGGCCAAGATGCTCGAAGGGCTGATGGTGCTGCCCGCGCTGGCGCTGACCTATCTGCTGGTGGCGCCGGCCACGATCGGTAGGCGGGTGCTGCACCTGCTGGCCGCCGCGGTCGCGTTGATCGTGTCCTCGGGTTGGTATGTGCTGCTGACGATTCTGTGGCCGTCGTCCTCGCGGCCGTATCTGGCCGGGTCGACGAACGACACGTTCATGGATCTGGTGCTGGGCTACAACGGTTTCGCCCGCTACCTCGGTCACAACCATCACGGCCGCAATCCGTTCCAGGCGCCGCCGGGGTACGAGTTCCCCCGATTCGGTGGCGGCGGAGGCGGTTTCGGCGGTAACGGGACCGGTCCCACCCGAATGTTCGCCGGGGAGATCGGTTTCGAGATCTCCTGGCTGCTGCCCGCGGCGGTGGTGGCCTTCCTGCTGGTGCTGGTGTTGCGGTGGCGCGCGCCGCGCACCGATCTCGTGCGCGGTGCGGCGCTGCTGTTCGGGTTGTGGCTGCTGATCGACGCGGCCGCGTTCTCCGCGATGAAGGGCGGTATGCACGCCTACTACACGCTGGCGATCGCCCCGGCCGTGGCGGGCAGTGCGGCGCTCGGCGCGCACGAGGTGTGGCAGCGGCGCGGTACCGCGGCCGGCCGGGCCGGGGCCGCGGCGCTGGTGGCCGCCGGTGGTGTCTGGGGCTTCGTGCTGTTGCACCGCAACGCGAGCTGGCAGCCGTGGCTGCGCTGGACGATTCTGGCGGTGACCGTGCCGGCGGTGGTGGCGCTGCTGGCCACCGTGGCGCCGCCGGTAGCGCGGCGGGTGCCCGCGCGGGTGACAGCGCTGCTGCTGGCGCTCGGGCTGATCGCGGGACTGGCCGGGTCCACCGCGTACGCCGCGGCGACGCTGCCGCAATCGCATACCGGCGGCGGGCCCTCGGTCGGCCCGGCGCGACCGGAATCGCAGTCCGGGATGTTCGCGATGTTCCGTAAGCAGCTCAACGCGTTGATGGGTGGTACCGATTACGATCCGCAGCTGGTGTCGATGCTGCAGGCCACGCATTCGCGCTGGTCGGCGGCCGTCGACCGGTCCGGTCCGGCCGCGGGGCTCGAGCTGGCCACCCGGACGCCGGTGATGGCGATCGGCGGATTCACCTCCGAGGATCCGGCCCCGACCCTGTCGCGGTTCCAGGATCTCGTTCGGTCCCACCAGATCTCGTACTACCTGGCCGCCGAGGTGAAGCTGCCCGACGGGTGGCGCACCGACAAGAACGCACCGAAACCCGATGCGGCGCCGTACAGTCCGGCCGCGGGCTGGTGGCATCCGGTCGGTGACGAGGACATCTACGACTGGGTCTCGGCGCACTATCCGGCCCGCCACCTGGACGGGCTGGCGGTCTACGACCTGACCGCCGACCCGCACTGA
- a CDS encoding carboxymuconolactone decarboxylase family protein, with the protein MPARIPDANALVPEIQEVAAALVRAVGNGSVPENTTTLMFLRAGQIVGNSYQVTRHTAGLRAAGESEDRLATVVTWWDSPYFSEAERAALALTEAVFGPTPPGAERVPDDLFATVARHYDEKAQATLAVVLASAGFWMNIAVVLKPPAIVQPATAA; encoded by the coding sequence ATGCCAGCACGTATCCCCGACGCCAACGCCCTCGTACCCGAGATCCAGGAGGTGGCCGCCGCCCTGGTCCGGGCCGTCGGCAACGGATCCGTCCCGGAGAACACCACGACCCTGATGTTCCTGCGCGCCGGCCAGATCGTCGGCAACAGCTACCAGGTCACCCGGCACACCGCCGGCCTGCGCGCGGCGGGGGAGTCCGAGGACCGCCTCGCCACCGTCGTAACCTGGTGGGACTCACCGTATTTCAGCGAGGCCGAACGCGCCGCACTCGCCCTCACCGAGGCCGTGTTCGGCCCCACCCCACCCGGCGCCGAACGGGTACCCGACGACCTGTTCGCCACGGTCGCACGGCATTACGACGAGAAGGCCCAGGCGACCCTGGCGGTCGTCCTCGCCTCGGCCGGATTCTGGATGAACATCGCCGTGGTGCTGAAGCCCCCGGCGATCGTCCAGCCCGCGACCGCCGCCTGA